In Bombina bombina isolate aBomBom1 chromosome 6, aBomBom1.pri, whole genome shotgun sequence, a single genomic region encodes these proteins:
- the FOXI1 gene encoding forkhead box protein I1 → MSVFDQQTHSPPRCGPQFPNIGQEPPELNIYCESIFHPQTMPSPQRPSNFENVDYSTTANPYLWLNGSSITPSSYLPGSNSSHFMPQSYGMQRQLLPNMHGLGGSDLGWLPIPSQEELMKLVRPPYSYSALIAMAIHGAPDKRLTLSQIYQYVADNFPFYNKSKAGWQNSIRHNLSLNDCFKKVPRDEDDPGKGNYWTLDPNCEKMFDNGNFRRKRKRKSDTNPNGQLNSEKSEGSPLNDSLKNAEHQDMLESSSPGSDESSEKRSSPPTVTPCLNNFLSSMTSFVNSTNSVSRSMPLGLNETSDKMGQNMVGFNTYSTLSNIPSHGGSDWSTTVSSNPFGYSSSILNQFNPHFYNSISTNSSIYNREGTEV, encoded by the exons ATGAGTGTATTTGATCAACAGACTCACTCTCCACCTCGCTGTGGCCCTCAGTTTCCAAATATTGGCCAGGAGCCTCCAGAGTTGAACATCTACTGTGAGAGCATCTTCCATCCACAGACAATGCCTAGTCCTCAACGaccttcaaattttgaaaatgtggaCTATAGTACCACAGCTAATCCTTACTTGTGGCTGAATGGATCTTCTATTACTCCATCTTCATATCTGCCAGGCTCCAACTCTAGCCACTTCATGCCACAGTCTTATGGGATGCAAAGGCAGCTTCTGCCTAATATGCATGGCTTAGGAGGCTCTGATCTAGGCTGGCTTCCTATTCCTTCTCAAGAAGAACTTATGAAGCTGGTAAGACCACCATACTCCTACTCTGCGCTGATAGCAATGGCAATTCATGGGGCTCCAGATAAAAGACTGACACTCAGCCAGATCTACCAGTATGTGGCTGACAATTTCCCTTTTTACAACAAGAGCAAAGCTGGATGGCAAAATTCCATTCGACATAATCTGTCTCTTAATGACTGCTTCAAGAAGGTGCCAAGGGATGAAGATGATCCAG GAAAGGGAAATTACTGGACTCTGGATCCCAACTGTGAGAAGATGTTTGACAATGGAAACTTTCGccgaaagagaaaaagaaagtctGACACTAACCCTAATGGACAACTGAATTCTGAAAAGTCAGAGGGCAGCCCACTCAATGACAGTCTCAAGAATGCAGAGCATCAAGACATGTTGGAAAGTTCATCACCAGGAAGTGATGAGTCTTCTGAAAAAAGATCCTCTCCTCCCACTGTAACACCTTGCCTTAATAACTTTCTCTCCAGCATGACTTCCTTTGTTAACAGTACCAATTCAGTAAGTAGGTCAATGCCACTTGGACTTAATGAAACCTCTGATAAAATGGGACAGAACATGGTTGGTTTCAATACGTACTCTACACTTTCAAACATACCAAGTCATGGTGGGTCTGACTGGTCTACCACTGTATCCTCAAATCCTTTTGGCTACAGTAGCTCAATATTAAATCAGTTTAATCCTCATTTCTACAACAGTATCAGTACAAATAGTTCCATCTACAACAGAGAAGGTACAGAGGTATAA